GAAACAGGTCTATTCTCGGCATTATGGTCTGAACATTGTTCATATAAAAGCTCGAAACCGGTACTTCGTAAGTTCCCAACTGAAGGAGCACGCGTCCTTCAAGGGCCAGGTGAAGGTGCAGGAATTGTTGATATCGGTGATAACCAAGCAGCTGTATTCAAAATGGAATCCCATAACTCACCATCTGCTATAGAGCCGTTTATCGGTGCAGCAACTGGTGCTGGTGGAGTTCTACGTGACGTATTTTCAATGGGGGCCCGTCCTGTAGCACTCGTCAATTCTCTTCGTATTGGAGAACTATCGAATGCACGTGACCGTTATTTATTCGAAGAAGCGGTGTCAGGTATGGCGAGTTACGGAAATGCAATTGGGATTCCGACGATTGCGGGAGAAGTGCAGTTTGACAATTGTTATTCAAAACGTCCGTTAGTCAATGCGATGGCTGTTGGTATTTTGAACCATGAAGATATTCAAAAAGGTATCGCTGCAGGCGTAGGCAATACTGTCATGTATGTCGGTGCAACAACAGGGCGCGACGGCATCCACGGTGCAACGATGTCTTCAGTTGAAGTCGCTGTAGAAGAAGCAGAACTTCCAGTCATGCAGGCGGGAAATCCGTTTCTTGAGAAACTTCTAATGGAGGCATGCCTTGAACTTGTGAAATCAGATGCACTTATTGGTATACAAGATATGGGTGCTGCAGGTCTTACATCATCTGCTGCTGAAATGGCTTCAAAAGCAGGATACGGCGTGGAAATGAACTTGGATCTGGTACCACAGCGTGAAGAAGGAATGACAGCGTACGAAATGATGCTGTCGGAATCTCAGGAGCGGATGCTTGTTGTCGTGAAAAAAGGCCGCGAACAAGAAGTAACAGACCTATGCGGAAAATATGGAATTGAAGCAGTCTCAATAGGTAAAGTAACAGACGACAAAATGCTTCGTCTTTTCCATAAAGGTGAAATTGTTGCAGAAGTATTAGCAGATTTCCTTGCGGAAGATGCTCCGGTTTACCATAAAAAATCTGAAGAACCTGCTTATTTCAGAGAGTTCCAAGCGATGGAAATGACTGAACCCGTTGTGGCTGATTTGAATGAGACACTTAACGAATTACTGCAACGTCCTACAATTGCATCGAAAGAATGGGTGTATAACCAGTTCGATACACAAGCTAGGTCGAATACGGTAGTTGCACCAGGTTCGTCTGCAGGTGTCATTCGTGTCAGTGGAACGAATAAAGGACTTGCGATGACAGCAGATTGTAACTCGCGATTTGTATACCTCGACCCAGAAATAGGTGGGAAAATTGCAGTTGCTGAAGCAGCGCGTAACCTCATTTGTTCAGGCGCAGAACCAATTGCAGTCACGGATTGCCTGAACTTCGGTAGTGCGGACAAGCCAGAAGTATTTTGGCAGCTTGAGAAATCAGCCGACGGAATTTCTGAAGCATGCCGCAAGTTGAATGCACCTGTCATTAGCGGTAACGTCTCCTTGTCTAATGAAGTGAACGGTGTTCCAATCTATCCAACACCAACGATTGGTATGGTTGGCCTTGTGCATGATCTATCACAAGTAACGACTACTGAATTCAAAAATGCAGGCGATATTATTTTTGTCATCGGGGAAGCATCACTCGATTTCGGTGGAAGTGAATTGCAACAAATGATTGACGGGAAAATTTCTGGTCAAGCGCCGGCAATTGACCTTGAAGTTGAAGCGGCACGTCAGAAAGCACTATTGACTGCAATCCAATCTGGACTTGTTGAATCTGCAACGGACTTATCAGAAGGCGGTTTTGCAATAGCGCTTTGTGAAAAAGCGTTTGGAGCGGAAGGTCTTGGAGCTGGCGTAACAATTTCAGGTTCTGCGGTAACGGCATTATTCAGTGAAACACAATCACGTTTCCTAGTTACTGTAAAAGAAGATAATGTAGCAGCGTTTGAAAAAGCTGTGACAGATGCTATTAAAATCGGTGTAGTAACGGATACTAACCGAATCGTTATCAATGGTGAAAATGGCGTGTTAATTGACGGGACGGTTGATGAACTCCGTTCTGCTTGGAAAGGAGCTATCCAATGCTTGCTGAACTCAGAGGCTTAAACGAAGAGTGCGGTGTGTTTGGTATTTGGGGGCATGATGATGCGGCGCAGATCAGTTATTATGGTCTGCACGCTTTACAACACCGGGGGCAAGAAGGAGCCGGTATCGTTACAAAGGAAGGCAAAAAGTTTCATGTGGTTAAAGGCGAAGGTCTTGTCAATGAAGTGTTTTCCGGCAATGAGATCAACGATTTAAAAGGAAATGCTGCAATCGCGCAAGTACGTTATTCGACGGAGAATGGCCGCGGAATTGAAAATGTTCAACCGCTTGTTTTCCGCTCAACAACAGGTAGTCTTTCGGTCGCTCACAATGGAAACATTGTGAACGCGGTCGAACTACGAGAGCATCTTGAACGTCAAGGCAGTATTTTTCAGACGAATTCTGATACAGAAGTGCTGGCGCATTTAATTAAGAAAAGTAGCGGATCCTTAATGCAACGCGATCGTGTGAAAAAAGCATTGTCGATGTTAAAAGGTGCATTTGCATTTGTCATATTGACGGATGATGGATTAATGGTAGCACAGGATCCAAACGGTTTGCGTCCACTATCTCTTGGTAAATTGGGGGATGCATGGGTTGTGGCGTCTGAGACATGTGCGTTCGATATTATCGGCGCGGAATGGATTCGCTCAGTAGAGCCAGGAGAACTTATCATTATTAATGATAAAGGCATACAGTCGGATCGATTTGCACAAGCTGCAGACTCGGCTATGTGCTCGATGGAATACATCTATTTCGCACGCCCCGATTCGGATATTGACGGTATTAACATCCATTCAGCACGGAAACGTTGCGGCAAACAGCTTGCACGCGAAGTACATATCGAAGCAGACGTCGTCACAGGTGTACCCGATTCAAGCATTTCAGCGGCAATTGGATTTTCTGAGGAAAGTGGAATTCCCTATGAACTGGGTCTCATCAAAAATCGTTATGTTGGGCGCACGTTTATTCAACCGACACAGGAA
This Sporosarcina sp. ANT_H38 DNA region includes the following protein-coding sequences:
- the purL gene encoding phosphoribosylformylglycinamidine synthase subunit PurL — encoded protein: MSAKHEPNAQQIKDEKLYLQMGMSDAEFERVEEMLGRLPNYTETGLFSALWSEHCSYKSSKPVLRKFPTEGARVLQGPGEGAGIVDIGDNQAAVFKMESHNSPSAIEPFIGAATGAGGVLRDVFSMGARPVALVNSLRIGELSNARDRYLFEEAVSGMASYGNAIGIPTIAGEVQFDNCYSKRPLVNAMAVGILNHEDIQKGIAAGVGNTVMYVGATTGRDGIHGATMSSVEVAVEEAELPVMQAGNPFLEKLLMEACLELVKSDALIGIQDMGAAGLTSSAAEMASKAGYGVEMNLDLVPQREEGMTAYEMMLSESQERMLVVVKKGREQEVTDLCGKYGIEAVSIGKVTDDKMLRLFHKGEIVAEVLADFLAEDAPVYHKKSEEPAYFREFQAMEMTEPVVADLNETLNELLQRPTIASKEWVYNQFDTQARSNTVVAPGSSAGVIRVSGTNKGLAMTADCNSRFVYLDPEIGGKIAVAEAARNLICSGAEPIAVTDCLNFGSADKPEVFWQLEKSADGISEACRKLNAPVISGNVSLSNEVNGVPIYPTPTIGMVGLVHDLSQVTTTEFKNAGDIIFVIGEASLDFGGSELQQMIDGKISGQAPAIDLEVEAARQKALLTAIQSGLVESATDLSEGGFAIALCEKAFGAEGLGAGVTISGSAVTALFSETQSRFLVTVKEDNVAAFEKAVTDAIKIGVVTDTNRIVINGENGVLIDGTVDELRSAWKGAIQCLLNSEA
- the purF gene encoding amidophosphoribosyltransferase; amino-acid sequence: MLAELRGLNEECGVFGIWGHDDAAQISYYGLHALQHRGQEGAGIVTKEGKKFHVVKGEGLVNEVFSGNEINDLKGNAAIAQVRYSTENGRGIENVQPLVFRSTTGSLSVAHNGNIVNAVELREHLERQGSIFQTNSDTEVLAHLIKKSSGSLMQRDRVKKALSMLKGAFAFVILTDDGLMVAQDPNGLRPLSLGKLGDAWVVASETCAFDIIGAEWIRSVEPGELIIINDKGIQSDRFAQAADSAMCSMEYIYFARPDSDIDGINIHSARKRCGKQLAREVHIEADVVTGVPDSSISAAIGFSEESGIPYELGLIKNRYVGRTFIQPTQEMREKGVKMKLSPVRQVVNGKRVVMVDDSIVRGTTSKRIVNLLKEAGATEVHVVIASPPLVSPCFYGVDISTDSELIATNRTNDEIRELIGADSLTFLSAEGLIGAIGRPEKTKNCGQCLACFTGEYPTEIYSDTVLPYKKEIV